In Neisseriaceae bacterium CLB008, one genomic interval encodes:
- the fdhD gene encoding formate dehydrogenase accessory sulfurtransferase FdhD, with amino-acid sequence MTEITPEYQPTASRTLLKHEADQPLVAAEDILIEEVPVALTYNGISHAVLLASPCDLEHFALGFSLSEGILNHASELYDIDIIHTSAGIEVRLDIASERFVGLKERRRTLAGRTGCGLCGVENLQAVSRMLAPIQRGPALSLAALPKALTAFPTAQPLRALSGAIHGAAWVSLDGDILKVFEDVGRHNALDKLVGWLSKTEQDVQQGFALVSSRASYEMVQKSATIGIGCLVAVSAPTAFAVDLAQQVGMTLVGFARPHKQNIYTHPQGFIA; translated from the coding sequence ATGACTGAGATCACGCCTGAATATCAGCCCACCGCCAGCAGAACCCTCCTCAAGCATGAGGCCGATCAGCCGCTGGTGGCCGCCGAAGACATCTTGATCGAAGAAGTACCAGTGGCCTTAACCTATAACGGCATTTCCCATGCCGTGCTGCTGGCCTCACCCTGTGACTTAGAACATTTTGCCCTTGGCTTTAGCCTCAGCGAAGGCATTTTAAACCATGCGTCTGAGCTCTACGATATAGACATCATCCACACCAGCGCCGGCATTGAAGTGCGCCTAGACATCGCCTCCGAGCGTTTTGTCGGCCTTAAAGAACGCCGCCGCACCTTGGCTGGCCGCACCGGCTGCGGCCTGTGTGGGGTTGAAAACCTTCAGGCCGTATCTCGCATGCTGGCGCCGATTCAGCGCGGGCCGGCGCTATCGCTGGCGGCGCTACCCAAGGCCTTAACTGCCTTTCCCACGGCCCAGCCCTTACGCGCCTTATCCGGCGCCATTCATGGCGCCGCTTGGGTGAGCTTAGACGGCGACATTCTCAAAGTGTTTGAAGACGTGGGCCGCCACAACGCCCTGGACAAACTGGTCGGCTGGCTCAGTAAAACCGAACAAGACGTTCAGCAAGGCTTTGCCCTAGTGTCCAGCCGCGCCAGCTACGAAATGGTGCAAAAATCCGCCACCATCGGCATCGGTTGCCTGGTGGCCGTGTCCGCACCGACCGCTTTTGCCGTCGACCTCGCACAACAGGTTGGCATGACGCTGGTGGGCTTTGCCCGCCCTCATAAACAGAATATTTACACGCATCCGCAAGGCTTTATAGCCTAG
- a CDS encoding formate dehydrogenase subunit gamma, translated as MKKTLIQRYNAAERINHWIVAISFVLLAISGLAFFYPAFFWLSNVFGTPQLARIIHPFVGVLMFVAFVRQFFRYYHHNFLNKEDVKWMVSVGKILKGEEVGDTGKYNAGQKMMFWVMCACMLTLILTGIMAWRPYFAEYFPIPLIRIALLLHAAAALALIASIIVHVYAAIWIRGTINAMVEGTVTENWAKKHHPRWYREVTGKDSGHHDHAPKKKK; from the coding sequence ATGAAGAAAACCTTAATTCAACGGTATAACGCCGCCGAGCGGATTAACCACTGGATTGTGGCCATCAGCTTTGTGCTGCTTGCCATTTCTGGTTTGGCCTTTTTCTACCCAGCGTTTTTCTGGCTGTCGAACGTGTTTGGCACGCCACAGCTGGCCCGCATCATTCACCCGTTTGTTGGGGTGTTGATGTTCGTGGCCTTTGTGCGCCAATTCTTCCGCTACTACCACCACAACTTTTTGAATAAAGAAGACGTGAAGTGGATGGTTTCGGTAGGTAAAATTCTTAAAGGCGAAGAAGTCGGTGACACCGGCAAATACAATGCCGGCCAAAAAATGATGTTCTGGGTGATGTGTGCCTGCATGCTGACCCTCATCCTCACCGGTATCATGGCTTGGCGTCCGTATTTTGCTGAATACTTCCCGATTCCACTGATTCGCATCGCCCTATTGCTGCATGCGGCCGCCGCTTTGGCGCTGATTGCCAGCATCATTGTGCACGTGTACGCAGCAATTTGGATTCGCGGCACCATCAACGCCATGGTGGAAGGCACCGTGACCGAGAACTGGGCCAAGAAGCACCATCCGCGCTGGTATCGTGAAGTGACCGGCAAGGACAGTGGTCATCACGACCACGCGCCGAAAAAGAAAAAGTAA
- the fdxH gene encoding formate dehydrogenase subunit beta, which yields MALQSLDILRRSATADMTPPPQARQHIEVAKLIDVSTCIGCKACQVACSEWNDIRDEVGECIGVYDNPIDLTADAWTVMRFSETEENGKLEWLIRKDGCMHCAEPGCLKACPSPGAIIQYTNGIVDFHEENCIGCGYCISGCPFNVPRISKKDNRAYKCTLCSDRVAVGQEPACVKTCPTGAIQFGSKEDMKHVAAERIEDLNNRGYANAGLYDPQGVGGTHVMYVLHHADKPELYSGLPKDPAISTTVKLWKGLLKPLATVGVAAAGLFGFFHYITVGPNKADEEEPDIIKPDDHKETKQ from the coding sequence ATGGCATTACAATCTCTGGACATTCTGCGCCGCTCGGCGACCGCAGACATGACGCCCCCACCACAAGCGCGCCAACACATCGAAGTGGCCAAACTCATCGACGTGAGCACCTGTATTGGCTGTAAAGCCTGTCAGGTAGCCTGTTCTGAATGGAACGACATTCGCGACGAAGTCGGTGAATGCATCGGCGTCTACGACAACCCGATCGACTTAACCGCCGACGCGTGGACGGTGATGCGCTTTAGCGAAACCGAAGAAAACGGCAAGCTAGAATGGCTGATCCGTAAAGATGGCTGTATGCACTGTGCTGAGCCAGGCTGCTTGAAGGCTTGCCCGTCTCCTGGCGCCATCATTCAGTACACCAACGGCATTGTCGACTTCCATGAAGAAAACTGTATTGGCTGCGGCTACTGTATTTCAGGCTGTCCGTTTAACGTGCCGCGCATCTCTAAAAAAGACAACCGCGCCTACAAATGCACCCTGTGTTCAGACCGCGTAGCCGTTGGCCAAGAGCCAGCCTGCGTGAAGACCTGTCCGACCGGCGCCATTCAATTCGGCTCTAAAGAAGACATGAAGCACGTAGCGGCAGAGCGTATTGAAGACTTAAACAACCGTGGCTATGCCAACGCTGGTCTGTACGACCCTCAAGGCGTGGGCGGCACCCACGTGATGTACGTCTTGCATCACGCCGACAAGCCTGAACTGTACAGCGGCTTACCTAAAGACCCTGCCATCAGCACCACCGTCAAACTATGGAAAGGCTTGCTCAAACCATTGGCCACCGTAGGCGTAGCCGCTGCCGGCCTGTTTGGCTTCTTCCACTACATCACCGTAGGCCCGAATAAAGCCGATGAGGAAGAACCCGACATCATCAAACCTGATGACCATAAGGAGACCAAACAATGA
- the fdnG gene encoding formate dehydrogenase-N subunit alpha encodes MKVSRRQFFKISAAGMSASSLAVMGFMPTNAWAEVRQYKLLRATETRNNCTYCSVGCGVLMYSMGDGAKNAKAEIFHIEGDPDHPVSRGSLCPKGASLIDFIHSESRQKYPEVREAGSDHWKRISWEEANLRIAKHMKADRDANFIPTGADGTTVNRWLTTGMLTASAGSNETGILTQKFMRTLGIVATDAQARVCHGPTVAALASTFGRGAMTNTWVDIKNADFILVMGGNAAEAHPVGFKWAIEAKKQKGTKLYVVDPRFNRTAAVADEYVPIRSGSDIAFLGGVINWLIANDKIQWEYVKAYTNATLIVDEKFEFNDGLFSGYDEANSKYDQDSWFYELDAQGNAKTDDTLQHPRCVWNLMKAHYARYTPELVSSITGSPVEGFLKVCAALGETSAPNKAGTILYALGWTQHTTGSQIIRTMCMVQLLLGNIGMSGGGVNALRGHSNIQGLSDLGLLSTMLPGYLGLPNEFKHRNWAEYINGITPKAVRPNQLNYWSNTPKFAVSLMKWFWGENATKENDWGFDWLPKWDKMYDIIQMTEMMDKGQMNGLIVQGFNAGASFPDSNKVRRAFSKLKYMVIIDPLHTETGSFWYNEGGSAPGEMADIQTEVFRLPSCCFAEENGSIANSSRWLQWHWKGADAPGEARPDTAILGHLFLTLRDMYRQEGGATPEPILNVDWTFHDPFDPTPEELAMQSNGKALADVKDANGNIIVKKGQQVAGFHQLQDDGSTSCACWVYSGQWTEEGNLMARRDNTDTGLGNTPGWSFAWPANRRILYNRASCDPQGKPWDPNREVIKWMGDHWGGADVADFKNTEAPGSGMNPFIMNEEGVGRLFSTRKLVDGPFPVHYEPMESPIGMNPMHPKVFNSPAVRMFKDDRANLGTHENFPYVGTTYRLTEHFQFWTKTVKLLAIAQPEQFVEIGEALAKEKGIKAGDWVKVSSNRGFIKAKAVVTKRIMALKVHEQTVHQIGIPLHWGWEGEAKKGYLANNLTASVGDCNTQTPEYKTFLVNLEKA; translated from the coding sequence ATGAAAGTCTCTAGGCGGCAGTTTTTTAAGATCTCAGCAGCGGGCATGAGTGCCTCAAGCTTGGCGGTCATGGGCTTTATGCCAACCAATGCATGGGCCGAAGTGCGTCAATACAAACTATTGCGCGCCACCGAAACCCGTAATAACTGTACCTACTGTTCCGTAGGCTGCGGCGTGCTGATGTACAGCATGGGCGATGGCGCAAAAAATGCCAAAGCCGAAATCTTCCACATTGAAGGCGATCCTGACCATCCGGTTAGCCGTGGCTCGTTATGCCCTAAAGGCGCCAGCCTGATCGACTTCATCCACAGTGAATCACGCCAAAAATACCCAGAAGTACGCGAAGCCGGCAGCGACCATTGGAAACGCATCTCTTGGGAAGAAGCCAATCTGCGCATCGCCAAGCACATGAAGGCCGACCGCGACGCCAACTTCATCCCCACCGGTGCCGACGGCACCACCGTCAACCGTTGGTTGACCACGGGCATGTTGACCGCATCTGCGGGCTCAAATGAAACCGGTATTCTGACCCAAAAATTCATGCGTACCCTTGGCATTGTCGCCACCGACGCACAGGCACGTGTGTGCCACGGACCAACGGTAGCCGCTTTGGCCTCTACGTTTGGTCGCGGCGCCATGACCAATACCTGGGTCGACATCAAAAACGCCGACTTTATTTTGGTGATGGGCGGCAACGCGGCCGAAGCACACCCAGTGGGCTTTAAATGGGCCATCGAAGCCAAAAAACAAAAAGGCACCAAGCTCTACGTAGTAGACCCTCGCTTTAACCGTACCGCGGCCGTGGCCGACGAATACGTACCGATTCGCTCAGGCTCAGATATTGCCTTCCTAGGCGGCGTCATCAACTGGTTAATCGCCAATGACAAAATCCAATGGGAATACGTTAAGGCCTACACCAACGCCACCTTAATTGTTGACGAAAAATTTGAATTCAACGACGGCTTATTTAGCGGCTACGATGAAGCCAATAGCAAATACGATCAAGACAGCTGGTTTTATGAGCTAGACGCTCAAGGCAACGCCAAAACCGACGACACCTTGCAACACCCACGCTGCGTGTGGAACCTGATGAAGGCGCACTACGCACGCTATACCCCAGAATTGGTCAGCAGCATCACCGGTAGCCCGGTTGAAGGCTTCTTAAAAGTGTGTGCCGCCCTAGGCGAAACCTCTGCGCCCAACAAAGCCGGCACCATTTTGTACGCATTGGGCTGGACGCAGCACACCACGGGCTCACAAATCATCCGCACCATGTGTATGGTGCAATTGCTGTTGGGCAACATCGGCATGTCTGGCGGCGGCGTGAATGCGCTGCGCGGCCACTCCAATATTCAAGGTCTGTCAGACTTAGGCCTATTGTCGACCATGCTGCCTGGCTACTTAGGCCTACCCAATGAATTCAAGCACCGCAACTGGGCTGAATACATCAACGGCATCACGCCTAAAGCCGTGCGTCCGAACCAGTTAAACTACTGGAGCAACACCCCTAAATTTGCGGTGAGCTTGATGAAGTGGTTCTGGGGCGAAAACGCCACCAAAGAAAACGACTGGGGCTTTGATTGGCTGCCCAAGTGGGACAAAATGTACGACATCATTCAGATGACCGAAATGATGGACAAAGGCCAGATGAACGGCCTGATCGTACAAGGCTTTAACGCCGGCGCGTCATTCCCTGACTCCAATAAAGTGCGCCGAGCCTTCTCGAAGCTTAAGTATATGGTCATCATCGACCCACTACACACCGAGACAGGCTCATTCTGGTACAACGAAGGCGGCAGCGCCCCTGGCGAGATGGCCGACATCCAAACCGAAGTCTTCCGCCTGCCCTCTTGCTGCTTTGCCGAAGAAAACGGCTCCATCGCCAACTCTAGCCGCTGGCTACAGTGGCACTGGAAAGGCGCTGATGCGCCTGGTGAAGCCCGCCCAGACACCGCCATTTTAGGCCATTTATTCCTGACCTTGCGCGACATGTATCGCCAAGAAGGTGGCGCCACGCCAGAGCCTATTCTAAACGTGGATTGGACCTTCCACGACCCATTCGACCCAACGCCAGAAGAGTTGGCCATGCAGTCTAATGGTAAAGCTTTGGCCGACGTTAAAGACGCCAACGGCAACATCATCGTGAAAAAAGGCCAACAGGTTGCGGGCTTCCACCAGCTGCAAGATGATGGCTCAACCTCGTGCGCCTGCTGGGTGTACTCAGGCCAATGGACAGAAGAAGGCAACCTCATGGCGCGCCGCGACAACACCGACACAGGCTTAGGCAACACCCCTGGCTGGTCTTTCGCTTGGCCGGCCAACCGCCGCATTCTGTACAACCGCGCCTCTTGTGATCCACAGGGCAAACCTTGGGACCCTAATCGCGAAGTCATCAAATGGATGGGCGATCATTGGGGCGGCGCCGACGTGGCCGACTTTAAAAACACCGAAGCACCGGGCAGCGGCATGAATCCCTTCATCATGAACGAAGAAGGCGTGGGCCGTTTGTTCTCTACCCGTAAATTGGTCGATGGCCCCTTCCCGGTTCACTACGAGCCTATGGAAAGCCCGATCGGCATGAACCCAATGCACCCGAAAGTGTTTAACAGCCCTGCGGTGCGGATGTTTAAAGACGACCGCGCCAACTTAGGCACCCACGAAAACTTCCCTTACGTGGGGACGACGTATCGCCTAACCGAGCACTTCCAGTTCTGGACCAAAACCGTGAAGCTGTTGGCGATTGCCCAGCCGGAGCAGTTTGTCGAGATTGGTGAAGCCTTGGCCAAAGAAAAAGGCATCAAAGCCGGCGATTGGGTCAAAGTCAGCTCTAACCGTGGCTTCATTAAAGCCAAGGCCGTGGTCACCAAGCGCATCATGGCGCTGAAGGTGCACGAACAAACCGTGCATCAAATCGGCATTCCATTGCACTGGGGTTGGGAAGGCGAAGCCAAGAAAGGCTATTTGGCCAATAATCTAACCGCATCGGTAGGAGACTGTAATACGCAAACTCCTGAGTACAAAACGTTCCTAGTGAACTTAGAGAAAGCTTAA
- a CDS encoding LysR substrate-binding domain-containing protein has translation MLKANKTLEMSVFVAIMDSGSLVGAADKLNLSKQAISRHLNALELRLNLRLLHRTTRRLSPTEDGRLFYEQAKTILAAIEEAESALIDGQTNFSGKIYVNVPVSFGVLHLAPLWQGFLDAYPKVTLDISLNDRIVDLVEEGFDLAIRIAELPNSTLVTRKLASTQVLLCASPEYLAAHGTPQTPQDLSQHRTLSYSNWSDKETWYYKEAGEKASFTLKSALHTNNGDTCRMLALQGGGITLQPDFLIGADVAEGRLVQVLPQLTFKELGIYAVYPSRKLVSSRVRSLVDYLTEAFSQPLWPQEFPLDAFKG, from the coding sequence ATGCTCAAAGCCAATAAAACCCTAGAGATGAGCGTGTTCGTCGCCATCATGGACAGCGGCAGCCTCGTCGGTGCGGCCGACAAGCTCAACCTATCCAAACAGGCCATTTCGCGCCACTTAAATGCCTTAGAGCTGCGGCTAAACCTGCGGCTACTGCATCGAACCACGCGCCGCCTGTCGCCCACCGAAGATGGCCGCCTATTTTACGAACAGGCCAAAACCATCTTGGCCGCCATTGAAGAAGCAGAAAGCGCCCTGATCGATGGCCAAACCAATTTCAGCGGTAAGATTTACGTCAACGTACCGGTCAGCTTCGGGGTATTACATTTGGCGCCGCTATGGCAAGGCTTTCTTGACGCCTATCCTAAAGTCACCTTAGACATCAGCCTCAACGACCGCATCGTCGACCTAGTCGAAGAAGGCTTTGACTTGGCCATTCGCATTGCTGAACTGCCCAACTCCACTTTAGTCACCCGCAAACTGGCCAGCACGCAGGTCTTGCTGTGTGCCTCCCCCGAGTATTTAGCCGCCCACGGCACGCCCCAAACCCCTCAAGACTTAAGCCAACACCGCACCCTTTCCTACAGCAACTGGTCGGATAAAGAAACTTGGTACTATAAAGAGGCAGGCGAAAAAGCCTCGTTCACGCTTAAATCAGCTTTACACACCAATAATGGCGACACCTGCCGCATGCTCGCCCTTCAGGGCGGCGGCATCACGCTACAGCCTGATTTTTTAATTGGTGCGGATGTCGCTGAGGGTCGCTTGGTTCAGGTCTTGCCACAGCTGACCTTTAAGGAGCTAGGCATTTACGCCGTTTACCCCTCACGCAAGCTGGTGTCTAGCCGCGTGCGCTCTTTGGTCGACTACCTGACCGAAGCGTTTAGCCAGCCCTTGTGGCCACAAGAGTTTCCACTTGACGCCTTTAAAGGCTGA
- a CDS encoding class III extradiol ring-cleavage dioxygenase: MKQLPVLFVSHGSPMMAIEPGVVGPKLQDLGQKLLARHTIKAVLVVSAHWQTESSVGITAQAQPGVIHDFYGFPPALYELDYDTAGAPDWAMTLHGLLAAAGVPAQLSQDRGLDHGAWVPLRYLFPEADQAVVQMALPHPLSGQQAYDLGRLLQPLRDQGVLIVGSGSLTHNLRDLGRSALAAPYVIEFTQWIKEKLASKDVASIVDYRVLAPHAVRAHPSEEHFLPLLVALGASVGSDAVAVMEGGIEYEALSMDGFVFSAEADAYLNSVAQ; encoded by the coding sequence ATGAAGCAATTGCCCGTGCTGTTTGTGTCCCATGGTTCGCCCATGATGGCGATTGAGCCTGGCGTGGTCGGGCCTAAACTACAGGATTTAGGCCAGAAGCTGCTGGCCAGACACACCATTAAGGCTGTGTTGGTGGTGTCGGCCCATTGGCAGACTGAATCTTCAGTTGGGATCACTGCTCAAGCGCAGCCCGGCGTGATTCATGATTTTTATGGGTTTCCGCCAGCGCTCTATGAATTGGACTACGATACCGCAGGCGCTCCAGACTGGGCGATGACGCTACACGGGCTCTTGGCCGCAGCAGGTGTGCCGGCTCAGCTGAGTCAGGATAGGGGCTTGGATCATGGCGCTTGGGTGCCGCTGCGCTATTTGTTTCCTGAAGCGGATCAAGCGGTGGTGCAGATGGCTTTGCCTCATCCGCTCAGTGGACAACAGGCCTATGACTTGGGGCGCTTACTACAGCCCTTGCGCGACCAAGGCGTGTTGATCGTGGGCTCGGGCAGCTTGACGCATAATTTGCGCGATTTAGGCCGCAGCGCTCTGGCGGCGCCCTACGTCATTGAATTTACTCAGTGGATAAAGGAAAAATTGGCCTCGAAAGATGTGGCCAGCATAGTGGATTATCGGGTTTTAGCGCCGCATGCCGTGCGGGCTCACCCAAGCGAAGAACATTTTCTGCCTTTACTGGTGGCCTTAGGCGCCAGCGTGGGCAGTGATGCAGTGGCAGTGATGGAAGGCGGGATTGAATATGAAGCTTTGTCTATGGACGGTTTTGTATTCAGCGCCGAGGCTGACGCTTATTTAAACTCAGTAGCTCAATAA
- a CDS encoding DoxX family protein — MDDRTQIGLAALLLRVALGVMFLAHGLTKWLVFTPAGTVEFFGSLGYPAILAYAIMVFEVAAGVLLLLGLFTRWVSALGVVVLFGAATVHFPAGWPFGNEGGGWEYPIFMVFTSAALALLGGGRFALTAAKKSQ; from the coding sequence ATGGATGATCGCACACAGATCGGTTTGGCCGCATTATTATTACGCGTGGCTTTAGGGGTGATGTTTTTGGCCCATGGTTTAACCAAGTGGTTGGTGTTTACCCCAGCCGGTACGGTGGAGTTTTTTGGCTCTTTAGGCTATCCAGCTATTTTGGCCTACGCCATCATGGTGTTTGAAGTGGCCGCTGGTGTCTTGCTTCTGTTAGGCCTGTTTACCCGTTGGGTCAGCGCCTTGGGCGTGGTGGTGCTGTTTGGCGCCGCAACGGTACACTTTCCTGCGGGCTGGCCTTTTGGTAACGAAGGCGGTGGTTGGGAATACCCTATTTTCATGGTGTTCACGTCTGCGGCTTTGGCCTTATTAGGCGGCGGTCGATTTGCTTTGACGGCTGCGAAGAAAAGCCAGTAA
- a CDS encoding MFS transporter: protein MARLHDQPLKQDHFPLSPLLAFAMTGFTAILTEILPAGLLPQISQDLAISEAYAGQMITLFAFGALVSVIPLIALTRSWNRKTVLMLAIAGFLVFNTITAVSHHYGIILAARLLAGISAGLCWGLLAGYARRLVHPTLQGKALAIAMFGTPVAFSIGLPLGTWLGSVLGWRTIFFLISLLGAVLMTWVWRGVPGLASEPNTQRLNLRQVFTLPGMRSILAVIFIWIVAHNLLYTYISPFLVHSGLAERVDTVLLVFGSMALASIILVGFWVDRLLRSLTLFSLILFTFTATLMGIWSHHPGVVFVAVGLWGLSFGGSATLLITASADAAHEAVDTAQSIVVTTWNLAVACGSLVGGLLLGIIPVIQFPWPLLVLALVSLSIVWIARSHGFKPGPR from the coding sequence ATGGCACGCCTTCACGATCAGCCACTTAAGCAAGACCACTTCCCCCTTTCACCTCTTTTAGCCTTCGCCATGACAGGGTTTACGGCTATTTTGACCGAAATCCTACCTGCCGGGCTATTGCCACAGATCAGCCAAGACTTAGCGATTTCTGAAGCTTACGCCGGCCAAATGATTACCTTATTTGCCTTTGGTGCCTTAGTCTCAGTCATTCCTCTGATCGCCCTGACCCGAAGCTGGAATCGAAAAACAGTATTGATGTTGGCGATTGCTGGCTTTTTGGTGTTCAACACCATCACCGCCGTGTCTCATCACTATGGCATCATTCTGGCGGCTCGTTTGCTTGCTGGCATATCCGCCGGCCTATGCTGGGGCTTACTGGCAGGCTATGCGCGCCGCTTAGTCCATCCTACGCTACAGGGTAAAGCGCTGGCCATTGCCATGTTCGGCACCCCCGTTGCTTTTTCCATTGGCCTGCCACTTGGGACCTGGCTGGGCTCTGTGCTAGGCTGGCGTACCATTTTCTTCTTAATCTCCCTACTTGGCGCCGTATTGATGACCTGGGTATGGCGCGGCGTTCCCGGCCTTGCTAGCGAGCCCAATACGCAGCGCCTAAACCTGCGTCAGGTCTTTACCTTGCCTGGCATGAGGTCGATTTTGGCGGTGATTTTTATTTGGATCGTGGCTCATAACCTGCTCTATACCTATATCTCCCCCTTCTTAGTCCATTCTGGCCTAGCTGAGCGGGTTGATACGGTGCTGTTGGTGTTTGGCTCAATGGCTCTGGCAAGCATCATTTTGGTGGGATTTTGGGTCGACCGCCTGTTGCGCTCGCTGACCCTATTCAGCCTGATCTTATTTACCTTTACGGCCACACTAATGGGTATTTGGAGCCATCACCCCGGCGTAGTGTTTGTGGCCGTTGGCCTTTGGGGGCTCAGCTTTGGCGGCTCCGCCACACTCTTGATCACCGCCAGCGCCGATGCTGCTCATGAAGCGGTGGATACGGCCCAATCGATTGTCGTGACCACTTGGAACCTAGCCGTTGCCTGCGGCAGCTTGGTCGGTGGCCTGCTTCTGGGCATCATACCCGTGATTCAATTCCCTTGGCCGCTACTGGTATTAGCACTGGTATCCTTAAGCATCGTCTGGATTGCCCGCAGCCATGGATTTAAGCCTGGTCCTCGCTAA
- a CDS encoding TetR/AcrR family transcriptional regulator, whose product MARPAGRPRTFDRDKALCQAMDLFWQYGYEATSLSMLKAHMGHISSPSFYAAFGSKEQLFLEAFQAYMATHGQASALLYDDSVPPLQAIENVLRQSARAQTQTQHPKGCFVVLATATCAPEHQHLQARLAQQRAETFAGFERCLKRAITLKQLPPETNVTTFATLFNGFLLSISSMAQDGTPLANIDNAISELLKTLKTSA is encoded by the coding sequence ATGGCTCGCCCAGCTGGCCGACCCCGTACTTTTGACCGCGACAAAGCGCTGTGCCAAGCCATGGATTTATTCTGGCAGTATGGCTATGAAGCCACGTCTTTAAGCATGCTCAAAGCCCATATGGGGCACATTTCCTCGCCCAGTTTTTACGCTGCCTTTGGGTCAAAGGAACAGCTATTCCTAGAAGCCTTTCAAGCCTATATGGCCACCCACGGCCAAGCCAGCGCCCTGTTATACGACGACAGCGTGCCCCCACTGCAAGCCATTGAAAACGTTTTACGCCAGTCGGCGCGGGCACAAACCCAGACCCAACACCCTAAGGGCTGCTTTGTGGTTTTGGCCACGGCCACCTGCGCCCCCGAACACCAGCATCTCCAAGCCAGACTAGCGCAGCAGCGTGCCGAGACTTTTGCAGGCTTCGAGCGCTGTCTAAAACGTGCGATCACCCTTAAGCAACTCCCACCCGAAACCAATGTGACCACTTTCGCCACACTATTCAACGGATTTTTATTGAGTATTTCCAGCATGGCTCAAGACGGTACGCCCCTCGCCAATATTGACAATGCCATAAGCGAACTGCTCAAAACCCTCAAAACGTCTGCTTAA